A genomic stretch from Lathyrus oleraceus cultivar Zhongwan6 chromosome 2, CAAS_Psat_ZW6_1.0, whole genome shotgun sequence includes:
- the LOC127118457 gene encoding LOB domain-containing protein 15 isoform X1, translating into MFGCQETERLDDIAKINLSSEGEASSQMGRKNFYGPTSGTTLNTVTPCAACKLLRRRCAEECPFSPYFSPHEPQKFAAVHKVFGASNVSKLLLEVPEGQRADAANSMVYEANLRLRDPVYGCMGAISSLQQQVQSLQAELHAVRTEILKYKYREAASNFISSQVPMPTNANSQQDLSQPLVLPTLAPPSPALPPPQKASASQSIILSSFSSSSGSSVYTPAKSTMSHGSISSENIPYFV; encoded by the exons ATGTTTGGATGTCAAGAGACAG AAAGACTAGACGATATAGCAAAGATCAACTTATCATCAGAGGGAGAAGCATCTTCTCAAATGGGAAGGAAGAATTTTTATGGTCCAACTTCTGGGACAACCTTAAACACAGTAACCCCTTGTGCTGCATGTAAGCTTTTGAGAAGAAGATGCGCTGAGGAATGTCCTTTCTCTCCTTATTTTTCACCTCATGAGCCTCAAAAATTTGCAGCTGTTCATAAAGTGTTTGGTGCTAGCAATGTCTCAAAGTTGCTATTG GAGGTACCTGAAGGACAAAGAGCAGATGCAGCAAATAGTATGGTTTATGAAGCAAATTTAAGGTTAAGAGATCCTGTATATGGATGCATGGGTGCAATATCATCGTTACAACAGCAAGTTCAATCATTACAAGCAGAACTACATGCAGTTAGAACTGAGATACTAAAGTACAAATATAGAGAAGCTGCTAGTAACTTTATTTCCTCTCAAGTACCAATGCCTACAAATGCAAACTCACAACAAGATCTTTCTCAACCTCTTGTTCTTCCAACTTTAGCTCCTCCATCTCCTGCTCTTCCTCCACCGCAAAAGGCATCGGCTTCTCAATCGATTATCCTTTCGTCGTTTTCTTCGTCTTCCGGTTCTTCTGTTTACACTCCAGCTAAATCAACAATGAGTCATGGATCTATCTCTAGTGAAAATATTCCTTACTTTGTTTAG
- the LOC127118457 gene encoding LOB domain-containing protein 13 isoform X2, whose product MSRDRLDDIAKINLSSEGEASSQMGRKNFYGPTSGTTLNTVTPCAACKLLRRRCAEECPFSPYFSPHEPQKFAAVHKVFGASNVSKLLLEVPEGQRADAANSMVYEANLRLRDPVYGCMGAISSLQQQVQSLQAELHAVRTEILKYKYREAASNFISSQVPMPTNANSQQDLSQPLVLPTLAPPSPALPPPQKASASQSIILSSFSSSSGSSVYTPAKSTMSHGSISSENIPYFV is encoded by the exons ATGTCAAGAGACAG ACTAGACGATATAGCAAAGATCAACTTATCATCAGAGGGAGAAGCATCTTCTCAAATGGGAAGGAAGAATTTTTATGGTCCAACTTCTGGGACAACCTTAAACACAGTAACCCCTTGTGCTGCATGTAAGCTTTTGAGAAGAAGATGCGCTGAGGAATGTCCTTTCTCTCCTTATTTTTCACCTCATGAGCCTCAAAAATTTGCAGCTGTTCATAAAGTGTTTGGTGCTAGCAATGTCTCAAAGTTGCTATTG GAGGTACCTGAAGGACAAAGAGCAGATGCAGCAAATAGTATGGTTTATGAAGCAAATTTAAGGTTAAGAGATCCTGTATATGGATGCATGGGTGCAATATCATCGTTACAACAGCAAGTTCAATCATTACAAGCAGAACTACATGCAGTTAGAACTGAGATACTAAAGTACAAATATAGAGAAGCTGCTAGTAACTTTATTTCCTCTCAAGTACCAATGCCTACAAATGCAAACTCACAACAAGATCTTTCTCAACCTCTTGTTCTTCCAACTTTAGCTCCTCCATCTCCTGCTCTTCCTCCACCGCAAAAGGCATCGGCTTCTCAATCGATTATCCTTTCGTCGTTTTCTTCGTCTTCCGGTTCTTCTGTTTACACTCCAGCTAAATCAACAATGAGTCATGGATCTATCTCTAGTGAAAATATTCCTTACTTTGTTTAG